A single genomic interval of Hevea brasiliensis isolate MT/VB/25A 57/8 chromosome 4, ASM3005281v1, whole genome shotgun sequence harbors:
- the LOC110667889 gene encoding protein EMBRYONIC FLOWER 1 isoform X2, with protein sequence MPYLLVPFVRLAVKNRTKWVCSCLAEIRLMHTIVICKLELLVVILRKWVIHFEHWTLVYCNMEKNIVVEDQNRQSSDSIILSKSMESSIKIDSISIDLINANEKTDAENCEHFSIRGYVSEICKKDWKMCWPFASEGDSNKHDEQACGLPSLHVPKFRYWRCHNCLSDIGAKCIGNDYGPIIKSCGGGLKSNSICFHASILGDVAMLLSGFQQALKRHILEKKVDANASTVLNNTTEYHPVSGIDKKENKTEVAIPAIVNLKSRCNGSIDLCKPACGRHEVADAELAGNLNCTVTSSFKIHEMGKVISAADQHNKLTASGISGEAGNIEKACNADKRQASGYPSLELDECNYASSESAETVVGNNFQDLHDHNSSGLHRRKTRKVRLLTDLLRENGDGDTDNARTDDSLSNVIPDASAVGDKLNVPLDQVAISGNVRRGLGQPRKRKLDQDEDWRPLETGSPSKVCKEVRTLKRDVEFTDAIAKAFSRMHLQTSMKNNFTKRGIDGSPSIGKKKNKKSLIFNERSSLAFLQEKVPNEIANKTGDVSNSVVSDGVLLKLMHNEVTGREAEFLPLSPQRMDRKSSFKKKNKMPQVDNLQASLIPWNHDMLKEYPINRKDVEFLQTEPVRLPFYSVPDASSEKGLNLSLNSYLTTQKYDMQHNLQVEGRRMSLITQQEGTAEDQVNKNAAETKHVGNFSFVSKLIPDVPFGKRVFDDLSSKRTTNRIPTSQFDINKKNFVNTSGNMKTIGIQECSAATRKDSDSEQGTLDDVPMEIVELMAKHQYERGLPDAKYDRCQLEMANNAKTGQAMDFNKAYGNREMSLFQQETSQKRNPLVKNGRNGITKRSENVEPTEQKSIEYFSQADLNQFNVKKLQQNLAPAGFDAFFQHQEKQSSRVHHSPSSSGRQNSTQNCKWAGDVVGKRSFRNCLQTSGTCNACQGIPQQSKETNHLWSTMMPNHMPFVYSIPQKCAPLSTNIDVLSSSTSSIPKENTNGNRDLKFLNQNASRYGRQNCNFSSETRTCADYPFACKHNGIEPNQKPMGSLDLYSNETIPAMHLLSLMDAGLPSHAPINLTVTPKFLNRPSITHDQKPNEFSKLDSGAYKATNTMKHTSYDCRGKNKLAEDYNGCISAIPAVVGSSASSFKHDKCFKKSTGFSCQVSPDKVKGRGSDSCTQNKGCRSQKPIVPGGNFGTNCGSIPVHSMQTMFFGASDSMVSPLQVCRLENLTKHKVKSPSGTQPVHPNKSSSETGACSVNRNPADFTVPESGNLYMIAGEDLKFGKLVPLSNGNGSTKLVGRKKRPKKLPAVKEHR encoded by the exons ATGCCCTATCTGTTAGTACCATTTGTTCGGCTAGCCGTGAAGAATCGAACCAAGTGGGTCTGTTCATGCTTAGCTGAGATAAG attgatgcacaccattgtgatatgTAAGTTGGAGCTTCTAGTTGTCATTTTGAGAAAGTGG GTAATTCATTTTGAACACTGGACATTAGTTTATTGTAACATGGAGAAGAATATTGTGGTAGAAGACCAGAATCGTCAAAGTAGCGATTCTATTATTCTTTCCAAGTCCATGGAGTCATCCATTAAGATTGACTCAATATCTATAGATCTCATCAACGCCAATGAAAAGACAGATGCAGAAAACTGTGAACATTTTTCAATACG TGGATATGTATCTGAAATTTGCAAGAAAGACTGGAAGATGTGTTGGCCATTTGCTTCAGAGGGTGACAGTAATAAGCATGATGAACAAGCATGTGGGCTTCCTTCTTTACATGTTCCAAAGTTCAGATATTGGCGTTGCCATAACTGCCTGTCAGATATTGGTGCCAAatgcattggaaatgattatggCCCCATCATTAAATCTTGTGGTGGTGGATTAAAATCAAATAGCATTTGTTTCCATGCATCAATCCTTGGTGATGTTGCAATGCTGCTATCTGGTTTTCAGCAAGCTCTAAAACGACACATTCTTGAGAAAAAGGTTGATGCTAATGCTTCAACTGTTCTGAATAACACCACTGAATATCATCCTGTGTCAGGCattgataaaaaagaaaataaaactgAAGTTGCAATTCCCGCCATAG TAAATCTCAAATCAAGGTGTAATGGATCTATAGACCTATGCAAGCCAGCCTGTGGACGTCATGAAGTTGCTGATGCTGAATTGGCTGGAAATCTCAATTGCACGGTTACAAGTTCTTTTAAGATTCATGAAATGGGGAAAGTAATTTCTGCAGCTgatcaacacaataagttaacAGCTAGTGGAATATCAGGAGAAGCGGGTAATATTGAGAAGGCATGTAATGCTGACAAACGTCAAGCAAGTGGATACCCTTCCCTGGAATTGGATGAGTGTAATTATGCTTCATCTGAGAGTGCTGAGACCGTGGTTGGGAATAATTTTCAGGATCTTCATGATCATAATTCAAGTGGGTTGCACAGGAGAAAAACCAGAAAAGTGCGCCTGCTAACTGACTTATTGCGTGAAAATGGTGATGGAGACACAGATAACGCCAGGACTGATGATTCTCTGTCCAATGTCATTCCTGATGCATCTGCAGTCGGTGATAAGCTTAATGTTCCCCTAGATCAGGTGGCTATCTCAGGAAATGTCAGAAGGGGTTTGGGTCAACCTAGGAAAAGGAAGTTGGATCAGGATGAAGATTGGAGACCCCTGGAAACAGGCTCTCCCAGTAAAGTCTGTAAAGAAGTTAGGACCTTAAAGAGAGATGTGGAATTCACTGATGCAATTGCCAAAGCATTTTCTAGAATGCATTTGCAAACTAGTATGAAGAATAATTTTACCAAACGTGGAATTGATGGAAGTCCCAGTATAGgtaagaagaaaaacaaaaaatctctGATTTTTAATGAACGTTCATCCTTAGCATTTTTACAAGAAAAAGTGCCAAATGAAATTGCAAACAAAACTGGAGATGTATCTAACAGTGTTGTTTCTGATGGAGTTCTGCTCAAGCTCATGCATAATGAAGTTACAGGCAGAGAGGCAGAATTTTTACCTTTGTCCCCTCAAAGAATGGATAGGAAATCAAGTTTTAAGAAGAAAAATAAGATGCCTCAAGTTGATAATCTGCAGGCTTCCTTAATTCCTTGGAATCATGATATGCTCAAAGAATATCCCATAAATAGAAAAGATGTTGAGTTCTTGCAGACTGAGCCTGTAAGGCTTCCATTTTATTCAGTGCCGGATGCATCcagtgaaaaaggactaaatctTTCTCTTAACAGCTACTTGACCACACAAAAATATGACATGCAGCACAATTTACAGGTTGAAGGCAGGCGAATGTCTTTAATTACTCAGCAAGAGGGCACTGCAGAAGATCAGGTAAACAAGAATGCTGCAGAAACCAAGCATGTTGGAAATTTCAGTTTTGTTTCTAAATTGATACCGGATGTGCCTTTTGGCAAGAGAGTATTTGACGACCTGAGTAGCAAGAGAACTACTAATAGAATTCCCACATCTCAGTTTGATATCAACAAAAAG AATTTTGTTAATACAAGCGGCAACATGAAAACAATTGGAATTCAGGAATGTTCAGCAGCTACAAGGAAAGATAGTGACTCTGAACAGGGAACTTTAGATGATGTTCCGATGGAAATTGTTGAACTCATGGCAAAGCATCAGTATGAGAGGGGGCTTCCTGATGCTAAATATGATAGGTGCCAATTAGAAATGGCTAATAATGCTAAGACTGGTCAGGCGATGGATTTTAATAAAGCATATGGGAATAGAGAGATGAGCCTATTTCAGCAGGAAACTTCCCAAAAGCGAAACCCTCTTGTTAAAAATGGAAGAAATGGAATAACCAAGAGGAGTGAAAATGTGGAACCCACCGAACAGAAGTCAATTGAGTACTTTTCCCAGGCTGATCTAAACCAATTCAATGTAAAAAAACTGCAACAAAATCTTGCTCCTGCAGGTTTTGATGCATTTTTTCAGCATCAAGAGAAGCAATCAAGTAGAGTCCACCATTCACCTTCCAGTTCTGGCAGGCAAAATAGCACTCAAAATTGCAAGTGGGCTGGGGATGTGGTGGGGAAGAGATCCTTCCGTAACTGTTTGCAGACCTCAGGAACATGTAATGCATGCCAGGGCATTCCCCAGCAGAGTAAAGAAACAAATCATCTTTGGTCCACCATGATGCCAAATCACATGCCTTTTGTGTATAGCATTCCTCAAAAATGTGCTCCTCTATCTACGAATATAGATGTCCTTTCAAGTTCTACCAGCAGTATTCCTAAAGAAAATACAAATGGCAATCGTGATCTAAAGTTTCTGAATCAGAATGCTTCCAGGTATGGAAGGCAAAATTGTAACTTTAGTTCTGAGACTCGGACATGTGCAGATTACCCATTTGCTTGCAAACATAATGGGATCGAGCCTAATCAAAAGCCTATGGGATCATTAGATCTGTATTCTAATGAAACCATACCAGCAATGCATTTGCTCAGCCTCATGGATGCAGGACTTCCGTCCCATGCGCCAATAAATCTGACTGTAACCCCAAAGTTCCTGAACAGACCTTCCATAACACATGATCAAAAGCCTAATGAATTTTCTAAGCTGGATTCTGGGGCCTATAAAGCCACCAATACCATGAAGCACACATCATATGATTGCCGGGGTAAAAATAAACTTGCAGAGGATTACAATGGATGTATTTCTGCCATTCCAGCAGTAGTTGGTTCGTCTGCTTCTTCATTTAAACATGATAAATGTTTCAAGAAGTCCACTGGCTTTTCCTGTCAAGTTTCTCCAGATAAAGTAAAGGGACGAGGGTCTGATTCGTGCACGCAGAATAAAGGCTGTAGATCACAAAAGCCTATAGTTCCAGGTGGAAATTTTGGCACTAATTGTGGATCCATTCCAGTTCATAGCATGCAGACAATGTTTTTCGGTGCATCAGATTCTATGGTGTCTCCTTTACAAGTTTGCAGACTGGAAAATTTAACTAAACACAAGGTGAAATCCCCTAGTGGCACTCAACCTGTTCACCCCAATAAAAGCAGTTCTGAGACTGGAGCCTGCAGTGTGAACAGAAATCCTGCTGATTTTACTGTGCCAGAATCTGGAAATTTATACATGATTGCAGGTGAAGATCTAAAATTTGGAAAGCTGGTTCCTTTGTCAAATGGGAATGGCTCAACTAAATTGGTGGGGCGGAAGAAAAGACCGAAGAAGCTGCCTGCTGTGAAAGAACATCGGTGA